The DNA segment CCGTCCCTCGAGCGCGTCATCCTGACGGCTGCAGCGGTCGAGGGCGCAGTATTCCATCAGAGCGCTGTCAACGCGCTCGCCTGCCCCGTGCTCGACGCACTCGAGGACGGCTTGCTCGCACTCGTCCGCCGGGATCTCATCCGCCCGGAGGCGCCGTCGTTCGTCGGCGACAAGGCCTATCGCTTCCGTCACCTCCTGATCCGCGACGCCGCATATCGCTCCCTGCCGAAGAACGCGCGCGCCGACCTGCACGAGCGCTTCGCCGCCTGGCTCGAGCTAACGGCCAAGGACCGGCTACGCGAGTTCGAGGAGATTGTCGGCTATCACCTCGAACAGGCCTTTCTGTACCATGTCGCGCTCGGCCCGCGCGACGCGCACGCGGCCTCGCTTGCCGCCCGGGCGTGCGAACGGCTCGAGGCAGCCGGGCGGCGGGCGCTCGTCCGCAGCGACCTGCCCGCGGCGATCAACCTGCTCGAGCGGGTTTCCCACCTACTTCCAACCGCCGATCCGCGGCGGGCGGCGCTGATCGTCGAACTGGGTGGCGCGCTGATCGAAAGCGGGCGGCTGGCAGAAGCCGGGCGCGTGCTCGACGACGCGGAGCGCCTGGCTGCTGCCGCGAAGGATGAGCGCCTGGCGTCGCATGTGCTCATTCAGCGGCAGTTCCTCCGGTCGCTGCACGGCGAGGAAGGCGGGCTGGAGGAGGCTGCGCGGGCGGCGGCCACGGTGACACCGGTTTTCGAGCGTCTCGGGGATGACCTCGGCCTGTGTCGCGCACGGCGGCTTGAGGCGTGGTGTTTTTTTAACGAGGCTCGCGGCGAAGCGGCGGCGGCGGCGTGGGAGCGCGCGGCCGTACATGCGCGGCGGGCGGGGGACCGGCATGAGCTCTACGAGTCCCTCCGGTGGATTGCGTCCATGCTCTGGTTCGGGCCGACGCCGGCCGCCGAGGGCATCCGCCGTTGCGAGGCGATGCGCGCGGAGGTGCGCGAGAGCCCCGAGTCCGAGGCGGTAATCCTCCGGCAGCTCGCATGCCTCAACGCGATTGTCGGCCGCTTCGCGCTTGCCCGCGAGCTGATCGCGACGACCAAGGCCACCTATGCCGACCTCGGCCTCACGCTCTTCCTGGCGGGCTCTGAACACGAGGCCGTCGTCGAACTGCTCGCCGGGAACCCGGCTGCGGCCGAGGAGAGCGCGCGCGCGGCGTATCGCGCGCTCGAGGAGATGGGCGAGCGCGCGTTCCGCTCGACGATGGCAGCGACCCTCGCCTTGGTGGTCCTCGAACAGGGACGCGACGTGGAGGCCGAGGCCCTTGCTGAGGTTAGCGCCCGGCTGGGCGCGAGTGGCGACCTCCTGACGCAGATCCGTTGGCGTCGCGTGCGCGCACGCGTGCTCGCGCGGCGGGCTGAGATTAGGGCGGCGGAGGCGCTCGCGCGCGAAGCATTGACGATCGCCGAAGCGACCGACTTCATTAACGAGCGGGCGGATGCACTGGTCGACCTGTCGCACGTGCTCGAGGCATCCGGCCGATGCGACGAGGCGGTCGCTGCTGCGTCCGAAGCAGTACATCTCTACGAGCTGAAGGGAAACGTGGTCGCCGCGGCCGCGACCCGCCTCCGCCTAGCCAAAATCGTAAGAATATGAGATCGTATAGTAAGCGGCGGGTTCAGCCGCATATCCTGTGAACCACTCGGAACGGAGGGGACGCGATGCCGCCCGGGAGCTTCGATGATGAACTGGCGATCGATGGTCATGGATGTGTTAGACCTGCCGGCCCCCTGGAGCTCGATCCGGGCGAGACGGTGCTGAGGCTCGATGTTTGGGTCTTCCAGCCGGGTGGCGCCTGCATGGCTTTCCTACCTGGTCCCTTCGGGGGGAAAAGGTGGACGATGAACCCGGACCCCCACGGCGATCACTTTGGAGACGGGTTCCGGCCCGGCCCGGCACTCGCGAAGGGGCTGATGGTCTCGAAAAAGGCGAACGGAGAGACAACCGCGTTTCATTGGGCGGAGGCTATCCTCTTGAAGAGCGCCGAAGAAAGGGGCTCGGGCGCAGGCCACCACTCGCCGGCCGAAGAGCGCGGATAGGCAATCGCAGTATGCAGCATCGTCGAGTGGAGGACATTCGACGATACTGCATCGGAGCAGCACTATGCGGTGGCTCTGCAATCGCCGCGACTGCAGTCATTTTAGACTTCGGAGATGAATCTGGATTGGATCGCTGGTAAAGGTCGATGCCGGTCGCGTCGGCACGTCTCCTAAGAGGCCGAGGACTTTTGCTAGGCTCAACTCCCAGCTGGCTGCGGGCGGCGAACTGATGACGCAGGTCCGTTGGCGCCGCAAGCTCGCGCGGAGCGGCCGCAACCCCGGCCCGCCTAGGAAAAATCGTCGATATGTCACATTGTTGGAAGGCGGCAAGAGGGCGGCGGCGGGGGGTACCGCCGGAAAGGTGTCCGCTGAAGTGCGTATCGTCGTCGCCCTCGAGTCTAAGCTGGAAGGTCACTAACCTGACGCACCAGCAACTCTCCGGCCGTTTCATTTCCGTTTCTCATATCTAGCAGGAACCGATAATCCCAACTTGTTGAGGCCCCTTTCCCATCGGGTGAGGATGCAACTTCTTGAAATCATTTTCGAAGAGGTCAAGCATGGTCACGAAAAGCAAAGCCCCCGCGAAACAGACACCCAAGCGACTCGGTGCGACGAAGGCTACTAAGCGAAAAGCTGAGACAGCGAACCTCGCCGCAACTTCCGAAATTCCCGAGCCAGTTCGCGAATTTCTCGAGAAGACATCAATTCCTAAAAGATACGTTAAGGCAAACCCGATCACGCTCTCGGAACTGCGGAAGCGCGTGATCGAAATGAATCTGGGGCCCACCGTTTCGCTGGAGCAACTGTTGGCCAGCGCGAATCGAATTAAGCCGGCGGTACTTCCCGTGGAGAAGTCACCGGAAGACGTCAAAGAGTCTATCCCCGCACTAAAGCCGGCGATTCGACGTTTTCACGGCGTTAAAATTCCGCTCAACTGGTTCCCGTTTCCCTGGCTGAGTTCTGCCTATGCAGATCGTTTCGGATACATGTCGTCAGCGGCCACCCGCGCGGCAACGAAGTTGCCATTCAATGTCGCGACGCAAGCACTCCTCGGCCAACTCGGTAACATGATGGGAGACGCCGGTCGCGATCCCAATCCTGCATCCCACAATCCGGCTGACGCGGGCGTCTCTTCGATACCAGCAGGCTTCACTTATTTTGGTCAATTTGTGGACCATGACATCACATTCGACGTCTCGTCGACTCTCGACGCCGATACCGATGCGAATACGATCAATAACATGCGAAGCCCGGCGCTCGATCTGGATTCCGTTTACGGCCGCGGACCTGGCTTAGATCCGTTTCTCTACCTTTTTCCTCCATCTAGTCCAGCGACTGCAATCAAGCTGCATAGGGGTACGAACACTCCAGTTGGCCCAGGCGGCCCCAGTAACAGCGGTAACCCATCGGGCATGGTCCAGCAGACGAACTGGGATGTGCCCCGCATGCAGGGTACGAATACTGCCGCGATCGGTGATCCGCGCAACGACGAAAATCTGATCATCGTGCAGTTTCAGCACGCTATGCTACGTTTCCACAATGCCGTCGTTGATCTGCTGGTGGCAGTAGGATTTGCGGGCGACATCTTCGCAGAGGCCAAACGAATCGTGACCCATCACTACCAATGGGCCGTGGTGCATGACTTTCTGGAAAGAATCTGCGGAGCGGCTGCCGTGAACAACGCGATGGCGAGTGTTTCTGCTCCCATCGGGAGCTCGTTCCGAATGCCCGTCGAGTTCGCCGTGGCAGCATATCGGTTCGGCCACAGTATGGTCCGTGATACGTACTGGGTGAATTTCAACTTCCCGAACGCCACACTCCGGCAGGTGTTTGAGTTCAATCGCAATCCGCGGCTGCCGGTCTTTTCCAACTGGGTCGTTGACTTCAACGCGTTCTTTGACACAGGAGTCCCAGTACCAGTTCACAACAAGGCCCGGAAAATCGATAGCTTTATGGCCAACGGACTGGAATCATTGCCCGGATTCTCAGGGATTATGGCGCTTCTGGCGACGCGAAACCTACGGCGCGCTCTGGCTCTCGGTCTGCCTAGCGGACAGGGCATGGCCAACTCATTCGGTATCGCACCCATGACCGCGGCGCAGTTGACATCTGGGTTGGCGGCGGCCGAAGTGGCTGTGCTGAATTCCAGCGGCGGTTTACTGCTGAACAAGACGCCTCTCTGGTATTACGTCCTTCGCGAGGCTGCAGTCCTTGCCGGGGGAAATCAGTTGGGCCCGGTCGGCGGGAGGATCGTGGCGGAGACGTTTGTCAGGATTTTGAAGCGGGATGCGTCATCCTATCTGAACGTCGTCGGCGGGTTCATACCTATTCTTCCTTCGTCCACGCCTGGAAACTTCACTGTGGCCGATCTGGTCGCCTTCGCCGGGGTAACGCAACCATAGAGATCGCCTTGCGAACGCGGACCTGAAGACCACGCTCGCTTCGAACACGTGAGGTTACGCGGCCTGAGCGGAGCCCGTGACGAGTTCCTCATGGCTGCCATCACAAAACCTGCGACGCCTGGTGCGGCTCGCAACGCCCACGGTGCAGGCACCAGCAAAACGTGGCCAACCCGCAGATTCGCGCCAATTGGGCAAAGATGGATAGGTGTGCTTCTCAAACGCCATTCTGCCGACGAATAGGTCGAGTTTTTCCACGGCATCGGTCGTTCGCCTCTGTTCGATGAACAGCCGCTTTTTGACCTGTGTTGGTCATTCCGAACCCAACTGCGACTGCCCTTGGTTCCCTTTCACCGAGCGATGCTAGCCACCACTGCCCTGAGCCGCCGGACTTATTTTTTTGGCGGGATAGGACCAAAGACATCCTCCTTAGACTCCCCATGTCGGATTCTCGCGATCCGGTTCTCGGCTCTCTCGATCGCGTCTTCGGCCGCCTTCTGCAAGTCCCTAAGGACTTTGATCTCCTTCTCGAAACGCTCAATAAACTCATAGTCAACGGCCATTTCATCCCTCCATCTGATCATCAAACCCAAGTAGAACGGCCACGTCACTTCTATGCGTATGTCCTTGCGAAACGTCACGTTCCGAGAGGAATGCGACGAGATCGCAAACCGGGAGTCATGCACGTCCGCAGCCTGCTATGCCGGATCACTCGGCGTTGCAGAACTGCTTTGCAGCATAGGCCGTGCCGCGCTCGCCAATTACCGCGAGGTGCTAATACAAATTGACTACCTCAAGCCACCAGTAGAATTTATCAGTACCACTGGAGTCGTCGTAAGCCAGGAGGGAGATCCCCAATGCCGGTCCTGGCTGGAACTGTCCGTTTATCCACCCCGGCGGGATACCGTCTGCAGTCCAGACCACGTAATTCGGCGCCCAACCGGTCCACTGGGCGGTCCTTTGACTGGCGCCCGTGCTGCTCTGCATAGCCCACGCCTCGACCCACTTGGGTGTCTCGCCTGATTCGAGTCCCAACGGACCCGTCGGCCACTCGACCCGATGTGTGCCGAAGTTGATATTCTGATTAAGATCCCAACTGCCTGGCATGACATGCCTCCAATCGCTGCCGGGCGACTCCCCCGGGGTTCATGAGCAAGAGATCAAACGGCTCGTCGACAATGTCACTCGCGCCAGATGAGCCGAATTCTGCACTAAAAGTAAGTAGGCCAGAGAAATGTTGTTGCTGTCAGAATGAAATTGGTCTGGGCTGAGAAGCAACAGGAGTAACCTGCAACAAGCGAGCTGCGCGTCATCTGATCCCCCCAGCAACCACGCCGCAACGATGATACGCCAAGAGGTAATTTAGTAAAGATAAATACACGCCAAGCCAGCTGCGCTCCCTGGATCATGCACGCACAAATTCCACTGGAGCGCGTGCCAAGGCTGCTCATCAAAGCGAATTCAGGCGAGTCCTGCTTCAGGGCGTCGATCATTCTCGCCTGCCTGATCGTTAGTGCCGTCCGTGGTTCCAGGCAAAGTGCCGCAGCAAGCACTGGCGAACGACATGGCCGGTCGCCGGATCCCGTATCGGAACGTCATCAGGGGCGGAGGGTTGCTGGTGCATGACCGAAAAAGGCAACGCACTGTCTTTGGTCATTTTCTCGGCACGTCTCCATTTAGCGAGCAGCGGCAGTGGATACACTTCTGTTTGCGCACGCGGAAAGGAACAACCCAGAGAATAAACAACATCATCGTAAGGGGCGTTTTTGTCGATCTGGCAGAAGCGTCGGAGGATGTGCTCCGCCGCATGTCGCCCCAGTTCCGTCGCGACTGCATTCAAAGCGCCGAGTTCTATCAACATCAAAACTGTGGTCGGGCGAGATATCGCTTGCGCAAACGATGCTCCAGTTTGGACCGGAATGCAGCGTAGTTCGGCAAACCGGTTACCGGAGGCAACCGAGGATGGCAGCTACGACGACCTAGCTGGCCCGAACAAGCTGCAGCGCGTCAACCACCCACCCCCCCTTTACGTTTGCCCTTATCCTTTCGCTCTTGGCATTTGCAGAAACCTATCCTATAGCTTTTTTAAAGCTATAGGATAGCAAATGAGCGAAACGGCACCGATCATTCCATCCTCCGGCGACCTCGTCGCAGGCGCGGTCTCGCAGATTTCCGCCTTCATCCGTGAAAGCCAGCTCAAGCCCGGGGATCGCCTGCCCTCCGAAGCAGCCCTCACGGAAAGCCTCAACGTGTCCCGCACCGTGGTTCGCGAGGCTCTGCGTTCGCTCGCCGCGATGCGACTGATCGATCTCGGCGCCGGCAAGCGGCCGACCGTCGCCGAACTCGACGACAGTTCCATCGCCATGACGTTCCGACACGGCCTGTTCACCGATCAGATTGACATCCGCCAGATCTATGACGCGCGCCGCACCATCGAGGGGCGTACGGCAACGCTCGCTGCCCTGCTGCGCACCGAGCAGGAAGCAGACGAGATCCTCGGCTTCGCCCGCGCCATGCAGAACCGCCTCGACCAACCGGGCGTCGTCATGGAAAACGACCTCGCCCTTCATCTGGCAATCGCGCGCGCCTCGAAGAACCCCGTCTTCGCCCTCATGATCGGCGCCTTTCAGGGCGTGATCGTCGAGAGCTGGCCAATCGGCTGGAGGGCCCGCGCCACCGATGACGAACGCGAAGCCATGAACCGCCTGCACCTCGACCTCGCCGAGGCGATCGCCGCCGCCGATCCTCAGGCGGCCTCGACCATCATGGACCGGCATTTCGATGAGAGCCTCAGGGCTCTCGCCCGTGCCGGCCTGACCTGAACCAAGAAACTGGAGTTCCCATGAAAATTACAGGTCTCGAAACCGTGCGCGTCGCCGAGCGCGCCAATCTCCTCTGGCTGCTCGTGCACACTGACGAAGGCTTGTCCGGTCTCGGCGAAACCTTCTTCGGCGCGGAGACCGTCGAAGCCTACATACACGAATATATCGCGCCCCGCGTGATCGGCCGTGATCCGCTGGAGATCGACCGTCTCGCGGCCGACCTCGTCGGCTATGTCGGCTTCCGTTCCTCCGGCGCCGAAGTGCGCGGCAACTCCGCCTTCGACATCGCCCTCTGGGACATTTTCGGAAAAGCGACTGGGCAGCCGATCGCCCAGCTTCTCGGCGGCTTCACGCGCCGCGAGATCCGCACCTATAACACCTGCGCCGGCACCGAATACATCAAGAAGGCGACCGGCCAGACGACGTCCAACTACGGACTTTCGACCGGAAAGGACTATGACGACCTGAACGGCTTCCTCAACCGCGCCGACGAACTGGCACTCTCGCTGCTCGAAGACGGCATCACCGCCATGAAGATTTGGCCGTTCGACGCGGCCGCCGAAAAGACGCGCGGCCAGTACATCTCGGTTCCCGACCTCAAGCAGGCACTCGTTCCCTTCGAAAAGATCCGTGCGGCCGTCGGCGACAAGATGGACATCATGGTCGAGTTCCACTCCATGTGGCAGTTGCTGCCGGCGATGCAGATCGCCAAGGCGCTCGCGCCCTTCAACACCTTCTGGCATGAAGATCCGATCAAGATGGACAGCCTTTCGAGCCTGAAGCGCTATGCCGAAGTCTCCCCGGCCCCGATCTCGGCCTCTGAGACGCTCGCCACCCGGTGGGGTTTCCGCGACTATCTCGAAACCGGGGCAGCCGGCATCGTCATGCTCGACATCTCCTGGTGCGGCGGGCTCTCGGAAGCCCGCAAGATCGCGTCGATGGCCGAAGCCTGGCACCTGCCAGTCGCTCCCCATGACTGCACCGGACCGGTGGTGCTCTGCGCCTCGACCCATCTGTCGCTCAATGCGCCCAATGCGCTGGTCCAGGAAAGCGTGCGCGCCTTCTACAACACCTGGTATCGCGATCTTGTGACCGCGCTGCCGGAGGTGAGGAACGGGATGATCACGGTTCCCCCCGGTCCGGGGCTTGGTATGGAGCTTCATCCCGACATAGAGAAGACCTTCACAGTCAGCCGCCGCATGTCCGACGCCTCGGGCATCTGACTGACGTGACGGCCAGAGATCCCTTGAGGAAAAAACGACGACAAGCCAATAGGGCGTCGGCGGCCCTTGGGCTCGCCGCCGTCGCCGGCCCGCGGTAACGCTGCTCGGCAGGTGCTGTTCGCGCTGAACGACGCGCGTTGGGCATGCCAAAGCCGGCGCCCGCATTCATGCGGGACGAGCCTTCCTGAGACGCACAACATAGAAGAAGCCCGCAGCGGCGACCGCTGCGGGCTTCTTTGTTGGCGCGGCCCCGAAGGACCGCCACTACAGCGCCGCGCGTCTTATCAGACGCGCAAAGACGCTGTAGCACTTTGAATTGCTGCATGTTTGTATCCTTAAATCGACTACGATTTAAGGATACAT comes from the Sinorhizobium garamanticum genome and includes:
- a CDS encoding ATP-binding protein, which encodes MAGPERERKPAEGVRKTITILVADIVDSSRLSLTLDPEALRDLLARYFDEMTSIIQRHGGVVERYVGDEIMAVFGVPMLHEDDALRAVSAAVEMRDTLATLNHEFETDWGVQLAHRIGLNTGEVFTGIDRQGRRFLTGEALRVAKRLQEAAAANEILIGEATFKLVRHAVVVESSSPRAVKHGETFPAIILVSVINRATGFQRRFETPFVGRKRQRAMISTIFGDLVSNRACHLLTVLGEAGVGKSRLVSEVAGNLPSEMIVAHGRCLHYGDGITYWPLADIVREITRAGGDDPAKQSVAAIAEILAGVDKAKLIADRIAALLGFGEGDPGTREETFWAVRRLFEVFAQERPLVIVVEDLHWAEPTFLDLIEHLVDFSHGFPIVIVGTARPELLDTRPDWGGGKPNATTIALEPLSEAESRDMILNLLDRLPLSPAVESMITRAVGGNPLFAEELVAMLVDEELLRRNEDCWVVRSDLSELPVPLTINALLAARLEGLPSLERVILTAAAVEGAVFHQSAVNALACPVLDALEDGLLALVRRDLIRPEAPSFVGDKAYRFRHLLIRDAAYRSLPKNARADLHERFAAWLELTAKDRLREFEEIVGYHLEQAFLYHVALGPRDAHAASLAARACERLEAAGRRALVRSDLPAAINLLERVSHLLPTADPRRAALIVELGGALIESGRLAEAGRVLDDAERLAAAAKDERLASHVLIQRQFLRSLHGEEGGLEEAARAAATVTPVFERLGDDLGLCRARRLEAWCFFNEARGEAAAAAWERAAVHARRAGDRHELYESLRWIASMLWFGPTPAAEGIRRCEAMRAEVRESPESEAVILRQLACLNAIVGRFALARELIATTKATYADLGLTLFLAGSEHEAVVELLAGNPAAAEESARAAYRALEEMGERAFRSTMAATLALVVLEQGRDVEAEALAEVSARLGASGDLLTQIRWRRVRARVLARRAEIRAAEALAREALTIAEATDFINERADALVDLSHVLEASGRCDEAVAAASEAVHLYELKGNVVAAAATRLRLAKIVRI
- a CDS encoding FadR/GntR family transcriptional regulator; protein product: MSETAPIIPSSGDLVAGAVSQISAFIRESQLKPGDRLPSEAALTESLNVSRTVVREALRSLAAMRLIDLGAGKRPTVAELDDSSIAMTFRHGLFTDQIDIRQIYDARRTIEGRTATLAALLRTEQEADEILGFARAMQNRLDQPGVVMENDLALHLAIARASKNPVFALMIGAFQGVIVESWPIGWRARATDDEREAMNRLHLDLAEAIAAADPQAASTIMDRHFDESLRALARAGLT
- a CDS encoding peroxidase family protein; this translates as MVTKSKAPAKQTPKRLGATKATKRKAETANLAATSEIPEPVREFLEKTSIPKRYVKANPITLSELRKRVIEMNLGPTVSLEQLLASANRIKPAVLPVEKSPEDVKESIPALKPAIRRFHGVKIPLNWFPFPWLSSAYADRFGYMSSAATRAATKLPFNVATQALLGQLGNMMGDAGRDPNPASHNPADAGVSSIPAGFTYFGQFVDHDITFDVSSTLDADTDANTINNMRSPALDLDSVYGRGPGLDPFLYLFPPSSPATAIKLHRGTNTPVGPGGPSNSGNPSGMVQQTNWDVPRMQGTNTAAIGDPRNDENLIIVQFQHAMLRFHNAVVDLLVAVGFAGDIFAEAKRIVTHHYQWAVVHDFLERICGAAAVNNAMASVSAPIGSSFRMPVEFAVAAYRFGHSMVRDTYWVNFNFPNATLRQVFEFNRNPRLPVFSNWVVDFNAFFDTGVPVPVHNKARKIDSFMANGLESLPGFSGIMALLATRNLRRALALGLPSGQGMANSFGIAPMTAAQLTSGLAAAEVAVLNSSGGLLLNKTPLWYYVLREAAVLAGGNQLGPVGGRIVAETFVRILKRDASSYLNVVGGFIPILPSSTPGNFTVADLVAFAGVTQP
- a CDS encoding mandelate racemase/muconate lactonizing enzyme family protein, with the protein product MKITGLETVRVAERANLLWLLVHTDEGLSGLGETFFGAETVEAYIHEYIAPRVIGRDPLEIDRLAADLVGYVGFRSSGAEVRGNSAFDIALWDIFGKATGQPIAQLLGGFTRREIRTYNTCAGTEYIKKATGQTTSNYGLSTGKDYDDLNGFLNRADELALSLLEDGITAMKIWPFDAAAEKTRGQYISVPDLKQALVPFEKIRAAVGDKMDIMVEFHSMWQLLPAMQIAKALAPFNTFWHEDPIKMDSLSSLKRYAEVSPAPISASETLATRWGFRDYLETGAAGIVMLDISWCGGLSEARKIASMAEAWHLPVAPHDCTGPVVLCASTHLSLNAPNALVQESVRAFYNTWYRDLVTALPEVRNGMITVPPGPGLGMELHPDIEKTFTVSRRMSDASGI